Proteins encoded by one window of Mastacembelus armatus chromosome 23, fMasArm1.2, whole genome shotgun sequence:
- the LOC113142346 gene encoding angiopoietin-4-like, whose protein sequence is MFVLLFLKKERDVKMKALVGWCGIISALLFSCTKQRQVAASPQDCTEIKALSPKASSGIYLIQPPSVQTPFKVYCEMQADGGWTVFQSRSGAAVSFERNWEEYKTGFGPLNKDHWLGLKKVFSLTQNKTKKWIMRVDLWDFEGGTAFAEYKDFRLGDEKSAFKLQVGKYKGNAGDAIRGAYPGIDQNNYGFSTIDRDNDGCSPCIFGDIAVNECTSSDSGGWWYSRCGSASLNGAWHPAGDNTGWASGLHWRTWKGPAPYSAKASRMMIKSVPVDA, encoded by the exons ATGTTTGTTCTGCTCTTCCTTAAAAAGGAGAGAGAC GTGAAAATGAAGGCCCTGGTTGGATGGTGTGGGATAATATCAGCTTTGCTCTTCAGCTGCACAAAACAG AGACAAGTGGCAGCTTCTCCCCAAG ACTGCACAGAGATTAAGGCTCTTTCACCCAAAGCATCCAGTGGGATTTATCTAATCCAGCCCCCCAGTGTCCAGACCCCATTCAAG GTGTACTGTGAGATGCAGGCAGATGGAGGATGGACAGTGTTTCAGTCACGCAGCGGTGCAGCCGTTTCTTTTGAAAGGAATTGGGAAGAATATAAAACTGGCTTTGGACCATTGAACA AGGACCACTGGCTCGGTCTGAAGAAGGTTTTCTCCCTGACCCAGAATAAGACCAAGAAGTGGATCATGAGGGTCGACCTGTGGGACTTCGAAGGTGGCACTGCTTTTGCAGAGTACAAAGATTTTCGACTGGGCGACGAGAAATCAGCTTTCAAACTGCAAGTTGGGAAATACAAAGGAAATGCAG GTGACGCCATCCGTGGTGCCTATCCAGGCATTGACCAGAATAACTACGGTTTCAGCACTATTGACCGCGACAACGACGGCTGCTCCCCATGCATCTTTGGTGACATTGCTGTAAATGAGTGTACCTCTTCAGATAGCGGTGGTTGGTGGTACAGTCGTTGTGGCTCTGCCAGTCTAAATGGTGCCTGGCATCCTGCCGGTGACAACACCGGTTGGGCCTCAGGCCTTCATTGGCGCACCTGGAAAGGTCCTGCTCCTTATTCAGCCAAGGCTAGCAGGATGATGATCAAGTCTGTGCCAGTGGATGCTTAA
- the LOC113142171 gene encoding NXPE family member 3-like: MVYNMDILEKKVNNTNIFMRVSTTPYMHHDFCNFQPLSPEEALEEHLLLDSLAWPDTPSLPDPISLEQTSDPAHSTFTILPRRGGREWHVGDQLEVMINVSDFQGRPKKSGGDVIVARLHNATLGAGVAGQVVDHLNGSYSAVFSLLWEGSAKVEVMLIHPSEAVTVLRRLSIEQPDRIYFKSLFRSGSVSETTTCNVCLKPTQQPLCNYTDLHTGNPWFCYKPEKLSCDTRINHNYGGFKQNIKTSETKLFQSDVNMKVYIQPSGSASVTVCFQNCFTILSFIFLLDQPEMKNNNVNSGPAGYYYQGGWRALRGTTVHQFNTVSDINQCLKGKMVHLYGDSTIRQFFEHFTTALPDLKEFNLHSLRQVGPFMALDYANNILVTYRCHGPPIRFGSVPISELRYIANELDSVIGGSNTVVVLGIWSHFSTFPIEVYIRRLQSIRKAVVRLLDRAPDTLVIIRTANLKALTLYETLTNSDWFSLQCDKVLRAIFKGLNVHLLDAWEMGLAHHLPHSLHPQPPIIKNMIDVILSHICPQRDS, from the exons atggTATATAATATGGACATCCTGGAG AAAAAAGTCAACAACACCAACATCTTTATGAGGGTTTCCACTACTCCTTACATGCATCACGACTTCTGCAACTTCCAACCACTGTCCCCTGAGGAGGCTCTGGAGGAACATCTCTTACTTGACTCCCTTGCGTGGCCTGACACTCCCTCTTTGCCAGATCCCATCTCTCTGGAGCAGACCAGTGATCCTGCTCACAGCACCTTCACTATTCTCCCaaggagaggaggcagagagtgGCATGTAGGAGATCAGTTGGAGGTCATGATCAATGTATCTGACTTCCAGGGGCGGCCAAAGAAGTCTGGAGGTGATGTCATAGTCGCCCGGCTGCACAATGCAACGCTTGGTGCAGGTGTGGCTGGGCAGGTGGTGGATCATCTCAATGGCAGCtattctgctgtgttttctttactCTGGGAAGGAAGCGCAAAGGTTGAG GTGATGCTGATTCACCCTAGCGAGGCTGTGACGGTGCTGCGCAGGCTGAGCATCGAGCAGCCAGACAGGATTTACTTCAAGAGCCTCTTCCGCTCAGGCTCTGTCTCTGAGACCACCACCTGTAATGTATGTCTGAAGCCAACCCAGCAGCCGCTGTGCAACTACACTGACCTCCATACAGGCAACCCTTGGTTCTGCTACAAGCCAGAGAAGCTGAGCTGTGATACCAGGATCAACCACAACTACGGAGGTTTTAAGCAAAACATCAAGACCAGTGAGACAAAGCTCTTTCAAAG TGATGTCAACATGAAAGTTTACATTCAGCCTTCAGGCTCTGCCAGTGTCACTGT ATGTTTTCAGAATTGCTTTACTATTCTGTCCTTTATCTTCCTCTTAGATCAACCAGAGATGAAGAACAACAATGTGAATTCTGGACCCGCTGGCTATTACTACCAGGGTGGGTGGAGAGCACTTAGAGGCACCACAGTTCATCAGTTTAACACCGTCTCTGACATCAATCAGTGTCTGAAAGGCAAGATGGTCCACCTGTATGGAGACTCCACCATCAGGCAGTTTTTTGAACACTTCACCACAGCACTCCCAG ATCTCAAGGAGTTTAACCTGCACAGCCTGAGGCAGGTTGGACCTTTCATGGCCTTGGACTATGCAAACAACATCTTGGTGACCTACCGCTGCCACGGTCCTCCTATCCGTTTTGGCAGTGTTCCAATCAGCGAGCTGCGTTACATTGCCAATGAATTAGATAGTGTAATTGGAGGCAGCAACACCGTCGTAGTTCTTGGTATCTGGTCTCACTTCAGCACTTTCCCCATTGAGGTCTACATCCGGAGGCTGCAGAGCATCCGCAAGGCAGTGGTGCGGCTGCTGGACAGGGCTCCAGACACGCTGGTCATCATCCGGACTGCAAACCTCAAAGCTCTGACACTTTATGAGACACTGACCAACAGTGACTGGTTCTCACTGCAGTGTGACAAGGTGCTCAGAGCCATTTTCAAAGGACTGAATGTTCATCTGCTGGATGCCTGGGAAATGGGCCTGGCCCACCACCTGCCACACAGCCTCCACCCACAACCTCccattattaaaaatatgattGATGTCATTTTATCCCACATATGCCCCCAGAGGGACAGCTAG